Part of the Lolium rigidum isolate FL_2022 chromosome 6, APGP_CSIRO_Lrig_0.1, whole genome shotgun sequence genome, tcctggttttcacatggttttcgcaattaagcctaaaaattgctcgtTGCCCCCTCTATAGCCACcgttgtttcggtgtgctcttcttctttcacgtgttgactttctcttctcccgtcacacgcgagtgggggtgttgtgaagtgtatatgtggattgcctagccctttccatcagttcggacttttggttcaactggctagtgcatgaagtttaacatggtatcagagccccaggtctcaagttcaaatcctgtcgttcacatggttttcgcaattaagccaaaAAATtcctgttgcccccctctttagccactgctgtttcggtgtgctcttcttctttcacgtgttgactttctcttctcccgtcacacgcgagtgggggtgttgtgaagtgtatatgtgaatTGTCTAGCtctttccattagttcggacttttagttcaagtggctagtgcatgaagcttaacactccGCACCTGTGACGCTGTGCCAGCTCCTCATCTCCTCTCTGTCCCTACCACCTTTCCCGGCCTAGCTCCCCCGCCGCTTATATATACCACCTTGCTTCCCGCAGCATACAATCCACCGCAGCACTCACAGCTCACAGTTCAATTCATCGCCATTAACCACCACTAGAACTGAAACCAACTCCCGAAGACAGAATGTGCAACTCCAACGTCAAGTCCGCCGGCGTGGCCCAGATCGCCGGCCGGCCGGTCCTGCAGCCGGCCGGCAACCGCGTCGCTGCAACGGAGGTTGCCCGGCCGCTCAAGAAGTCGCTGCAGAAGTCGCTCTCCATGCCGGCTTCGTACGACAATGCTGCCGCTGCTCCTGCCGCTGCAGCGCCGAAGAACACCGGCGCTGGCGACTTCGCCCGCGCGGCAGCGGCTGCGCCGTACCTACTGCCGCCGACGCCGGCAAAGGCGGCGGGCGCCAGAGCTGTGCCGTCCGTGGGCGCGGAGAAGAACAGGAAAGCGCCCAAGAAGGCCGGCGCCGTGCTGCCGGTGGTGACGTTCGCGGCGCTGGAGGCGTTCGAGGTGGCCGGCCCCGCCGGGAGCATCGCGGCGGCGCAGCGGGAGCACGTGACGCAGGCGCAGGCGCAGCGCAAGTCGCGCATCGCGCACTACGGGCGCACCGCGTCCTTCTCCCGTGTGGAGGGCAGGGTCGGCGCAACCGCCACCGCGACCGCTGCTGCTGCCGGGGCGGCGCCCGTCGTCGCCGCGCTGGACGAGAAGCGGTGCAGCTTCATCACGGCCTACTCGGACCCCGTGTACGTGGCGTACCACGACGAGGAGTGGGGGCTGCCGGTGCACGACGACGAGTGAGTTGCCACATTATTCTGCTTAACCACCACAAGTTCACAACCGGTCGATCGAACTGGGTAACGATGGTTttgacattttctttctttgacgACGACGACAGGCTGCTGTTCGAGATGCTGACGCTGTCCGGCGTGCAAGTCGGGGCAGACTGGGCGTCCATCCTCAGGAGGAGACACATCTACAGGT contains:
- the LOC124666892 gene encoding uncharacterized protein LOC124666892: MCNSNVKSAGVAQIAGRPVLQPAGNRVAATEVARPLKKSLQKSLSMPASYDNAAAAPAAAAPKNTGAGDFARAAAAAPYLLPPTPAKAAGARAVPSVGAEKNRKAPKKAGAVLPVVTFAALEAFEVAGPAGSIAAAQREHVTQAQAQRKSRIAHYGRTASFSRVEGRVGATATATAAAAGAAPVVAALDEKRCSFITAYSDPVYVAYHDEEWGLPVHDDELLFEMLTLSGVQVGADWASILRRRHIYREAFSGFDVEAVAKYTEKQMASVSAGFGLDLGTIRGAVNNACRILEVRRDFGSFGKYVWGFVNHKPLSPGYKYSRKIPVKTSKSESISKDMVRRGFRFVGPTVLHSFMQAVGLTNDHLVSCPRHRVCSSSSSSSDAA